A genomic segment from Gossypium hirsutum isolate 1008001.06 chromosome D04, Gossypium_hirsutum_v2.1, whole genome shotgun sequence encodes:
- the LOC107935784 gene encoding uncharacterized protein isoform X1: MMMDGEQEELQFLGFFGIVKESLKIIYSWRKIFAQITLSFIFPLSFIFLAHIQISQLLFANILNNEDTLNYTQAGTPGYDKLSDVISSEWVALWLFKAAYFTFFLILSLLSTSAVVYTIACIYTGKEISFKKVISVVPKVWKRLFVTFLWSFAIVFVYNIVSGMLLLLPVAVLGFGMLGISVFVVVLVPYLAVLVYISLVWQLASVVSVLEDDYGIKAMKKSKALIKGKTGVAVAMFLVLVVCFIGIQVVFEIGVLFYWSMSVEMRIGIPILCFLMLFMVVLFGLVAQTVIYFVCKSYHHENIDKSCLADHLEVYLGEYVPLKAKDVQLEQFHVWV, translated from the exons ATGATGATGGATGGGGAGCAGGAAGAGCTTCAATTTCTGGGTTTCTTTGGCATAGTGAAAGAATCATTGAAGATCATATATTCATGGAGAAAAATCTTCGCCCAAATTACCCTATCCTTTATTTTCCCTCTCTCTTTCATTTTCCTAGCTCATATCCAAATCTCTCAGCTCCTTTTTGCTAATATCCTCAATAATGAAGACACATTGAATTATACCCAAGCCGGAACTCCTGGATATGATAAACTTTCCGATGTAATATCATCGGAATGGGTTGCACTTTGGCTCTTCAAAGCTGCATATTTCACTTTCTTTCTCATTCTTTCACTTCTCTCCACTTCGGCTGTTGTTTACACAATCGCATGCATTTACACAGGCAAGGAAATCTCGTTCAAGAAGGTCATCAGTGTGGTACCCAAGGTTTGGAAGCGACTTTTCGTGACTTTCCTATGGAGTTTCGCCATTGTTTTCGTTTACAACATCGTTTCTGGTATGTTGCTGTTGTTGCCGGTTGCTGTGCTAGGATTCGGCATGTTAGGGATATCGGTTTTCGTGGTTGTTCTCGTGCCTTACTTGGCGGTACTGGTTTATATTTCCTTGGTTTGGCAATTGGCTAGCGTGGTTTCAGTGTTGGAAGACGACTATGGGATCAAAGCCATGAAGAAGAGCAAGGCGTTGATAAAGGGTAAGACGGGGGTTGCGGTCGCCATGTTTCTTGTGCTGGTTGTTTGTTTTATTGGGATTCAAGTGGTGTTCGAGATCGGGGTGTTGTTTTATTGGTCGATGAGTGTTGAAATGAGGATTGGGATTCCAATCCTTTGCTTTTTGATGCTGTTTATGGTGGTTCTGTTCGGACTTGTTGCTCAAACAGTTATCTACTTTGTGTGCAAATCATATCACCACGAGAATATAGACAAGTCTTGTTTAGCAGATCATCTCGAGGTTTATCTTGGAGAGTATGTTCCTCTCAAGGCTAAGGATGTCCAACTCGAGCAGTTTCATGT ATGGGTTTGA
- the LOC107935784 gene encoding uncharacterized protein isoform X2 produces the protein MMMDGEQEELQFLGFFGIVKESLKIIYSWRKIFAQITLSFIFPLSFIFLAHIQISQLLFANILNNEDTLNYTQAGTPGYDKLSDVISSEWVALWLFKAAYFTFFLILSLLSTSAVVYTIACIYTGKEISFKKVISVVPKVWKRLFVTFLWSFAIVFVYNIVSGMLLLLPVAVLGFGMLGISVFVVVLVPYLAVLVYISLVWQLASVVSVLEDDYGIKAMKKSKALIKGKTGVAVAMFLVLVVCFIGIQVVFEIGVLFYWSMSVEMRIGIPILCFLMLFMVVLFGLVAQTVIYFVCKSYHHENIDKSCLADHLEVYLGEYVPLKAKDVQLEQFHV, from the coding sequence ATGATGATGGATGGGGAGCAGGAAGAGCTTCAATTTCTGGGTTTCTTTGGCATAGTGAAAGAATCATTGAAGATCATATATTCATGGAGAAAAATCTTCGCCCAAATTACCCTATCCTTTATTTTCCCTCTCTCTTTCATTTTCCTAGCTCATATCCAAATCTCTCAGCTCCTTTTTGCTAATATCCTCAATAATGAAGACACATTGAATTATACCCAAGCCGGAACTCCTGGATATGATAAACTTTCCGATGTAATATCATCGGAATGGGTTGCACTTTGGCTCTTCAAAGCTGCATATTTCACTTTCTTTCTCATTCTTTCACTTCTCTCCACTTCGGCTGTTGTTTACACAATCGCATGCATTTACACAGGCAAGGAAATCTCGTTCAAGAAGGTCATCAGTGTGGTACCCAAGGTTTGGAAGCGACTTTTCGTGACTTTCCTATGGAGTTTCGCCATTGTTTTCGTTTACAACATCGTTTCTGGTATGTTGCTGTTGTTGCCGGTTGCTGTGCTAGGATTCGGCATGTTAGGGATATCGGTTTTCGTGGTTGTTCTCGTGCCTTACTTGGCGGTACTGGTTTATATTTCCTTGGTTTGGCAATTGGCTAGCGTGGTTTCAGTGTTGGAAGACGACTATGGGATCAAAGCCATGAAGAAGAGCAAGGCGTTGATAAAGGGTAAGACGGGGGTTGCGGTCGCCATGTTTCTTGTGCTGGTTGTTTGTTTTATTGGGATTCAAGTGGTGTTCGAGATCGGGGTGTTGTTTTATTGGTCGATGAGTGTTGAAATGAGGATTGGGATTCCAATCCTTTGCTTTTTGATGCTGTTTATGGTGGTTCTGTTCGGACTTGTTGCTCAAACAGTTATCTACTTTGTGTGCAAATCATATCACCACGAGAATATAGACAAGTCTTGTTTAGCAGATCATCTCGAGGTTTATCTTGGAGAGTATGTTCCTCTCAAGGCTAAGGATGTCCAACTCGAGCAGTTTCATGTGTAA
- the LOC107935789 gene encoding ras-related protein RABC1 has product METQIDYFFKLLMIGDSGVGKSSLLLSFTAGTFDELSPTIGVDFKVKHVTVGGKKLKLAIWDTAGQERFRTLTSSYYRGAQGVVMVYDVTRRETFTNLSEVWAKEFELYSTNQDCIKMLVGNKVDKESQRVVTKKEGIEFARENGCLFIECSAKTHVNVQQCFDELVLKIVDTPSLLAEGAKGVKKNMFNQKTPEANAATGACC; this is encoded by the exons atggAGACACAGATCGATTACTTTTTCAAGCTACTGATGATAGGAGATTCAGGCGTCGGAAAGAGTAGTCTTCTTTTAAGTTTTACCGCCGGTACCTTTGATGAACTATCTCCCACTATTG GAGTTGACTTTAAGGTGAAACATGTTACTGTTGGAGGCAAGAAGCTAAAGCTTGCAATTTGGGATACAG CTGGGCAGGAACGATTCAGAACATTGACAAGTTCTTACTACAGAGGCGCACAAGGGGTCGTTATGG TTTATGATGTAACACGAAGGGAAACATTTACAAATCTTTCTGAAGTATGGGCTAAGGAATTCGAACTCTACTCCACAAATCAAGACTGCATCAAGATGCTTGTTGGAAACAAAGTTGACAAG GAAAGCCAGAGGGTTGTGACAAAGAAAGAGGGAATAGAGTTTGCAAGAGAAAATGGTTGCCTTTTCATTGAATGCAGTGCTAAAACACATGTCAACGTACAACAGTGCTTTGATGAGCTTGTTCTAAAG ATTGTTGATACACCTAGCCTTTTGGCTGAGGGGGCCAAAGGTGTGAAAAAGAACATGTTTAACCAGAAGACACCGGAAGCCAATGCTGCTACAGGCGCTTGCTGCTGA